A stretch of Buteo buteo chromosome 9, bButBut1.hap1.1, whole genome shotgun sequence DNA encodes these proteins:
- the HOXB13 gene encoding homeobox protein Hox-B13, translated as MQPPEPRGPPGLEGLLAAGGFAGGQGRGLLPPPPPPPPPPTLGGPSSPPGMNPGYPAEGPTEPPKSCPPAPPPPPAAPPGPAASAPLPYGYFGSGYYSCRVARSSLKTGPTQGPFPTEKYLDPPAGSEDFQSRPAEFAFYPGYGAPYQPVAGYLDVSVVPGLGGPGEARHETLLPVDGYHQPWALGGGWSSQMCCPKEQGQAGYLLKSAFADSAGQLPPDGCSFRRGRKKRVPYSKGQLKELEKEYASSKFITRDKRRKISAATNLTERQITIWFQNRRVKEKKVVAKIKSSSSSSTP; from the exons ATGCAGCCCCCGGAGCCCCGCGGCCCCCCGGGCCTCGAGGGGCTCCTGGCAGCCGGCGGGTTCGCAGGCGGCCAGGGTAGGGGgctgctgccacctcctcctcctcctcctccccccccgaCCCTCGGGGGTCCTTCGTCTCCCCCCGGGATGAACCCCGGTTACCCGGCGGAGGGACCGACCGaaccccccaaatcctgcccgcccgcccctccgccacccccggccgccccgccgggtCCCGCCGCCTCCGCTCCGCTGCCCTACGGATATTTTGGCAGCGGCTACTACTCCTGCCGAGTAGCCCGGAGCTCCCTGAAAACCGGACCCACCCAGGGCCCCTTCCCCACCGAGAAGTACCTGGACCCCCCCGCGGGCAGCGAGGACTTCCAGAGCCGCCCCGCCGAATTCGCTTTCTACCCCGGTTACGGGGCTCCTTATCAACCCGTCGCCGGTTACCTGGACGTGTCGGTGGtaccggggctgggggggccgggggaagcCAGGCATGAGACTCTGCTGCCCGTGGACGGTTACCATCAGCCGTGGGCTCTGGGAGGCGGCTGGAGCAGCCAGATGTGCTGCCCCAAGGAGCAGGGCCAGGCCGGGTACCTCCTGAAATCCGCTTTTGCAG ACTCCGCCGGGCAGCTGCCCCCCGACGGCTGCTCCTTTCGCCGGGGCCGCAAGAAGAGGGTCCCGTACAGCAAGGggcagctgaaggagctggagaaggagtACGCCAGCAGCAAATTCATCACCCGCGACAAGAGGAGGAAGATCTCCGCCGCCACCAACCTCACGGAGCGCCAGATCACCATCTGGTTCCAGAACAGGCgggtgaaagagaaaaaagtcgTCGCTAaaatcaaaagcagcagcagcagcagcaccccgTGA